Proteins from one Gibbsiella quercinecans genomic window:
- a CDS encoding IclR family transcriptional regulator gives MMTAPDTRRRVKGLDRAFEILDFLKKQRQPLRPHDIAKGIGAPKSTVYEMVALLLERCILEPVGKDGLVYLGRELYFLGQAHLNHFDFTRESDRFLEQIVSSTRETAQMCLLNGRKYNVALMREGDRPFRISSEVGEDTPIPWTASGRLLMGHLSDEEILALIPPEDFRLPNGEFMPQAGFLQEIRQAHQARFFSFDSIADNYTHCFAAGIYEQQRCVATFCIVAPRGDAKANYQHYRQVLLQAAREMEMRLSGSPST, from the coding sequence ATGATGACTGCGCCGGATACCCGCCGCCGGGTTAAAGGGCTCGATCGTGCGTTCGAGATACTGGATTTCCTGAAAAAGCAGCGCCAGCCGCTGCGCCCGCACGATATTGCCAAAGGTATTGGCGCACCGAAATCGACGGTATATGAGATGGTCGCGTTGCTGCTGGAGCGCTGCATTCTGGAGCCGGTGGGGAAAGATGGCTTGGTGTATCTGGGGCGCGAGCTGTATTTCCTCGGCCAGGCGCACCTGAACCATTTCGACTTTACCCGGGAATCGGATCGCTTCCTGGAGCAGATTGTTAGCAGCACACGGGAAACGGCGCAGATGTGCCTGCTGAACGGCAGGAAATACAACGTTGCGCTCATGCGCGAAGGCGATCGCCCGTTCCGCATCTCTTCGGAAGTGGGGGAGGACACGCCGATCCCATGGACGGCGTCTGGCCGCCTGCTGATGGGGCATCTGAGCGATGAAGAGATCCTGGCGCTGATCCCGCCGGAAGACTTCCGCCTGCCCAACGGCGAGTTTATGCCGCAGGCGGGTTTTCTGCAGGAGATCCGCCAGGCGCACCAGGCGCGTTTCTTCTCCTTCGACAGCATTGCCGATAACTATACCCATTGTTTTGCCGCAGGTATTTATGAGCAGCAGCGCTGCGTCGCCACGTTCTGTATCGTTGCGCCGCGTGGCGACGCCAAAGCGAATTATCAACACTATCGCCAGGTGCTGTTGCAGGCTGCCCGCGAGATGGAGATGCGCCTCTCCGGCAGCCCATCAACTTGA
- a CDS encoding amino acid ABC transporter permease, which translates to MNDPFSWWYQLWQARATLADGFVVTVLSSLLAILSGTLLGTLGGLLVTYAPKWAQTLVRLYIDIVRGTPVLVLVLACFYIAPALGWDAGAFEAGVLALALFCSSHVSEIVRGALQAVPRGQSEAAKAIGLTFYQDLRYVQLPQALRQILPTWVNSAAEIVKASTLLSVIGVADLLLSSQQVIARTFMTLQFYAFAGLLFFIINFSIEQFGRYLEKRVRLP; encoded by the coding sequence ATGAACGATCCCTTTAGCTGGTGGTACCAACTGTGGCAGGCCCGCGCCACCCTGGCGGACGGCTTTGTGGTTACCGTCCTCTCTTCATTACTGGCGATCCTCAGCGGCACGCTGCTGGGCACCCTGGGCGGCCTGCTGGTGACCTATGCGCCAAAATGGGCGCAGACGCTGGTGCGGCTGTATATCGATATTGTGCGCGGCACACCGGTGTTGGTTTTGGTGCTGGCCTGCTTTTACATTGCGCCCGCGCTGGGATGGGATGCCGGCGCGTTTGAAGCCGGCGTGCTGGCGCTGGCGCTGTTTTGCAGTTCCCACGTCTCGGAAATCGTGCGCGGCGCGTTGCAGGCGGTGCCGCGTGGGCAAAGCGAAGCCGCAAAGGCTATCGGGCTGACGTTTTATCAGGATCTGCGCTACGTGCAACTGCCGCAGGCGCTGCGGCAAATCCTGCCGACCTGGGTGAACTCGGCCGCGGAAATCGTGAAGGCCTCAACGCTGCTGTCGGTCATCGGCGTGGCCGATTTGCTGCTCAGCTCCCAACAGGTGATCGCCCGTACTTTCATGACGCTGCAGTTCTACGCCTTCGCCGGGCTGCTGTTCTTCATTATCAACTTTTCCATTGAGCAATTTGGCCGCTATCTGGAAAAACGCGTGAGGCTCCCATGA
- a CDS encoding RidA family protein, whose amino-acid sequence MSITRYGAGEHGAGGQPLPFARAVEADGWLFVSGQIAMEQGEVVAGGIIEQSHKAIQNLIAILHEAGYGLEHVVRVGVWLDDPRDFWSFNKVFSEYFSAAAPARACVQSRMMVDCKVEVECVAYKAK is encoded by the coding sequence ATGAGCATTACTCGTTATGGTGCCGGTGAACATGGCGCCGGTGGGCAACCATTGCCGTTTGCCCGTGCGGTGGAAGCCGATGGTTGGCTGTTTGTTTCCGGGCAGATCGCCATGGAGCAGGGGGAGGTGGTTGCCGGCGGCATTATCGAACAATCGCACAAGGCGATCCAGAATCTGATCGCCATTCTGCACGAGGCGGGCTACGGCCTGGAACATGTGGTGCGCGTCGGCGTCTGGCTGGATGACCCGCGCGATTTCTGGAGCTTCAACAAGGTGTTCAGCGAGTATTTCTCCGCCGCTGCCCCGGCGCGCGCCTGCGTGCAGTCCAGGATGATGGTAGATTGTAAGGTCGAGGTGGAGTGCGTGGCCTATAAAGCCAAATAG
- a CDS encoding amino acid ABC transporter ATP-binding protein, which translates to MNQTTVTPLLNIRDLHKRYGSVEVLKGIDLSMNKGDVVTLIGSSGSGKTTLLRCVNLLEDFQQGEIRLNDQPIGYFQRQQQRVRHPDKIIARHRVMTGMAFQQFNLFPHLTALQNVTLGLLKVKKMPKDQAIACAEHWLERVGLLARKGHYPGQLSGGQQQRVAIARAIAMNPSLMLFDEVTSALDPELVGEVLAVIRDLANEGMTMLLVTHEMRFAYEVSDRIVFMNQGKIEEQGPPKQLFNNPASPRLAEFIKHSHF; encoded by the coding sequence ATGAACCAGACAACCGTTACGCCGCTGCTGAATATTCGTGATTTGCACAAACGTTATGGCAGCGTGGAAGTGCTGAAAGGCATCGATCTGAGCATGAATAAAGGGGATGTGGTCACGCTGATCGGCTCAAGCGGATCGGGAAAAACGACCCTGTTGCGCTGCGTCAACCTGCTGGAAGATTTTCAGCAGGGCGAGATCCGCCTTAACGATCAGCCCATCGGTTATTTCCAGCGTCAGCAACAGCGGGTGCGGCACCCTGACAAGATCATTGCTCGCCACCGGGTGATGACCGGCATGGCGTTCCAGCAGTTCAATCTGTTCCCCCACCTGACGGCGCTGCAGAACGTCACACTCGGCCTGTTGAAGGTGAAGAAAATGCCGAAAGACCAGGCGATTGCCTGTGCTGAACATTGGCTGGAGCGCGTTGGCCTGCTGGCGCGCAAGGGCCATTATCCCGGCCAGCTTTCCGGCGGGCAGCAGCAGCGGGTGGCGATCGCGCGCGCCATCGCCATGAACCCCAGCCTGATGCTGTTTGATGAAGTGACCTCGGCGCTGGATCCGGAGCTGGTGGGCGAAGTGCTGGCGGTTATCCGGGATTTGGCGAATGAGGGAATGACGATGCTGCTGGTGACCCACGAAATGCGTTTTGCGTATGAGGTTTCCGATCGCATCGTTTTCATGAACCAGGGAAAAATCGAGGAGCAAGGGCCGCCCAAACAGCTGTTCAATAACCCGGCGTCACCGCGCCTGGCAGAATTTATCAAACACTCACATTTCTAA